From one Tetragenococcus osmophilus genomic stretch:
- a CDS encoding NFACT RNA binding domain-containing protein → MSFDGIFTHLIVKELAEQLQNGRVQKIQQPYEHEIVLVIRANRQNHKLLLSANPNYARIQLTQMQYDNPATPPNFALMLRKYLEGAHLQSIEQVANDRIVYFTFSHRDELGDLENIVLVAELMGRHSTILLLNQSNGKILDAIKHIGLSQNTYRTLLPGANYIAPPKQETLNPFTAPNAQVFDRISTLPILDGKSLQSQFQGLGRDTANELAFRLNEKPNEKMTVWENFFTELTQHRRPTYLKTSKKEFFTPIFYCHLETQETEVSTYTTLSELLDAFYWEKAERDRVKEQGNALIKRVENEIKRNKTKLKKREKTLADSKNAEEFRQKGELLTTFMNQVPRGKSEVELPNYYEENKPQLISLNPALSPSQNAQKYFQRYQKLRNAVKVVGQQIQEAKDELAYLESVMAQIELASPKDLKLIREELVAQGYIKAQKKKRKKQEKKSQPEHFTASDGTPILVGKNNLQNDRLTMRTAKKTDYWLHAQNIPGSHVIIRSSEPTEETIEEAAKLAAYFSKYRFSSSVPVDLVQVKHVRKPNGAKPGFVIYENQTTYFVTPSKQDTEQLQKA, encoded by the coding sequence ATGTCATTTGATGGTATATTTACCCATTTGATAGTTAAAGAATTAGCCGAACAATTACAAAACGGCCGTGTTCAAAAGATCCAACAACCTTACGAACATGAAATTGTATTGGTGATACGAGCGAATCGTCAAAATCATAAATTGTTATTATCTGCTAATCCCAACTATGCTCGGATTCAGCTGACTCAAATGCAATACGATAACCCAGCAACCCCTCCAAATTTTGCATTAATGCTACGAAAATATTTGGAAGGCGCTCATTTACAATCCATTGAACAAGTAGCCAATGATCGTATTGTCTACTTCACTTTTTCTCATCGCGACGAATTGGGCGATCTGGAAAATATCGTGTTAGTAGCTGAGTTAATGGGCCGCCATAGTACAATCTTATTGTTGAACCAATCCAATGGAAAAATTTTAGACGCAATAAAACATATCGGTTTGTCACAAAATACTTACCGCACTCTCCTACCAGGAGCCAATTATATCGCGCCTCCTAAACAAGAAACATTAAACCCTTTTACAGCGCCTAATGCGCAAGTTTTTGACCGTATTTCTACTCTTCCAATTTTAGATGGAAAATCTTTACAATCTCAATTTCAAGGATTAGGGCGAGATACAGCCAACGAGTTAGCTTTTCGTTTGAATGAAAAACCTAATGAGAAAATGACCGTTTGGGAAAACTTTTTTACTGAATTAACTCAACATAGGCGTCCTACTTATCTTAAGACTTCTAAAAAAGAATTTTTCACCCCTATTTTCTATTGTCATCTAGAAACACAAGAAACTGAAGTAAGCACCTACACGACTTTAAGTGAGCTTTTAGATGCCTTTTACTGGGAAAAAGCTGAAAGAGATCGCGTAAAAGAACAAGGAAACGCATTAATCAAAAGGGTCGAAAACGAAATTAAAAGAAATAAAACAAAGCTGAAAAAAAGAGAGAAAACATTGGCAGATTCAAAAAATGCGGAAGAGTTTCGTCAAAAAGGGGAACTTTTAACGACTTTTATGAATCAAGTGCCACGCGGAAAAAGTGAAGTCGAATTGCCTAATTATTATGAAGAAAATAAACCTCAACTCATTTCCTTAAACCCTGCGCTTTCTCCAAGCCAAAATGCGCAAAAATATTTTCAACGCTATCAAAAATTGCGAAATGCGGTGAAAGTTGTAGGCCAACAAATCCAAGAGGCAAAGGATGAATTAGCTTATTTGGAATCCGTTATGGCTCAAATTGAACTTGCCTCCCCTAAAGATTTGAAACTAATTAGAGAAGAACTAGTTGCACAAGGCTACATCAAAGCGCAAAAGAAAAAAAGAAAAAAACAAGAGAAAAAGTCACAGCCTGAACATTTTACTGCTTCAGATGGTACGCCTATTTTAGTAGGGAAAAATAATTTACAAAACGATCGCTTAACCATGAGGACAGCTAAAAAAACAGATTATTGGCTGCATGCACAAAATATTCCGGGTTCTCATGTTATCATTCGAAGCTCTGAACCTACGGAAGAAACAATTGAAGAAGCCGCTAAACTAGCTGCTTATTTTTCCAAGTATCGTTTTTCTTCTTCCGTTCCGGTAGATCTCGTTCAAGTAAAACATGTACGAAAACCTAACGGTGCTAAACCCGGATTTGTTATTTATGAAAATCAAACCACCTATTTTGTTACTCCTAGTAAACAAGACACAGAACAATTACAAAAAGCTTAA
- the trpX gene encoding tryptophan ABC transporter substrate-binding protein yields MKNRGLILTIIVLFAILITTFVFEVGKSTSETESNTDDSNKTVGILQYVSHPALNDIRQGVEDGLEEAGYKQGENLTIEYQNGQADQSNLDTMSQQLVQQDPDALVGIATPAAQSLANTTQDIPTVLGAVTDPVGANLVDDMQEPGGNLTGVSDKAPVDQQMELTKELLPDTEKIGILYSSTEDNSKYQVAEAREEAENSGFEVETFPVPSTNEISQTVQTMTDEVDTIYVPLDNTIANAMPAVVNEANKTETPIIPSVDTMVEQGGLATISVNQYDLGVKSGEMVADILDGNAEPATTPIYTFDTGDIIINEEQAEKLNIELPDSVKEDATYVEEDDE; encoded by the coding sequence ATGAAAAATAGAGGGCTTATTTTAACGATTATCGTTTTATTTGCCATACTTATAACGACTTTTGTTTTTGAAGTGGGCAAGTCAACTTCTGAAACGGAGTCAAATACAGACGATAGCAATAAAACAGTAGGGATACTACAATATGTGAGCCACCCTGCTTTAAATGATATTCGTCAAGGAGTAGAAGATGGTCTTGAAGAAGCTGGGTATAAGCAAGGGGAAAACTTAACCATAGAATATCAAAATGGGCAAGCGGATCAAAGTAATTTAGATACCATGAGTCAACAATTAGTGCAACAAGATCCAGACGCTTTGGTAGGAATTGCCACGCCTGCCGCGCAAAGTTTAGCTAATACAACACAAGATATTCCCACAGTATTAGGTGCTGTTACGGACCCCGTAGGCGCCAATTTAGTTGATGACATGCAAGAGCCGGGTGGAAATCTTACAGGAGTATCGGATAAAGCTCCCGTAGATCAACAAATGGAATTAACCAAAGAGCTACTACCAGATACTGAAAAAATAGGAATTTTATATTCTTCGACTGAAGACAATTCAAAATATCAAGTAGCTGAAGCTAGAGAAGAAGCGGAAAACTCAGGTTTTGAAGTAGAAACTTTTCCAGTTCCTTCTACAAATGAAATTTCACAAACTGTACAGACAATGACAGATGAAGTAGATACAATTTATGTTCCTTTGGATAATACCATTGCTAATGCCATGCCAGCAGTCGTTAACGAGGCCAATAAAACAGAGACACCAATTATCCCTTCAGTTGATACGATGGTTGAACAAGGAGGTTTGGCAACGATAAGTGTGAATCAATATGACTTAGGAGTAAAATCCGGTGAGATGGTAGCCGATATTCTTGATGGTAATGCAGAGCCTGCCACTACACCTATTTACACTTTTGATACGGGAGATATTATAATTAACGAAGAACAAGCAGAAAAATTAAACATAGAGCTGCCAGATTCTGTCAAAGAAGATGCCACATACGTAGAGGAGGATGACGAATGA
- a CDS encoding ABC transporter permease: MIISSIGQGLLWSVLGLGIFMTYRILNFPDMTTEGSFPLGGAVCVTAIINGIPPIIATLLGVLAGMCAGLVTALLYTKGKIPVILSGILVMSALNSVMLFVMQSPNLSLLNQSNVVNFFTDMGLPTNFDIVFLGLLVVIVLIAILFFFFSTEFGQSYIATGDNEAMAKSLGIKTDRMKITGIVLSNGVIALAGALISQSDGYADVNKGTGVIVIGLSSIIIGEVLYGELTFFERLVAIVIGSIIYQLLILLIIRLGFDTTYLNLFSSIVLAFCLLIPRFKEKLQLKTGFEREAEK, from the coding sequence ATGATTATTTCATCAATTGGACAAGGGTTATTATGGAGCGTGCTTGGGTTGGGAATTTTTATGACCTATCGGATCTTAAATTTCCCCGATATGACAACAGAAGGCTCATTTCCTTTAGGAGGAGCTGTATGTGTAACTGCCATCATTAATGGCATCCCTCCGATAATAGCCACACTTTTAGGCGTTTTAGCTGGCATGTGTGCCGGCCTTGTGACGGCGTTATTGTATACAAAAGGAAAAATTCCTGTCATTTTATCTGGCATATTGGTTATGTCAGCTTTAAATTCGGTTATGCTCTTTGTGATGCAATCGCCTAATTTATCTTTACTGAATCAGTCTAATGTTGTCAACTTTTTTACAGACATGGGACTGCCGACGAACTTTGATATTGTATTTCTAGGTTTATTAGTCGTTATTGTACTCATTGCCATATTGTTCTTTTTCTTTAGTACAGAATTTGGTCAAAGTTATATTGCTACAGGAGATAATGAAGCAATGGCCAAGTCGCTTGGAATCAAAACAGATCGAATGAAAATTACTGGCATTGTGCTTTCAAATGGTGTTATTGCTTTAGCAGGTGCGTTAATTTCTCAAAGTGATGGCTACGCTGATGTAAATAAAGGAACGGGCGTCATCGTTATTGGCTTATCTTCCATAATCATTGGAGAAGTATTGTATGGAGAGCTCACCTTTTTTGAACGGCTAGTCGCTATCGTTATAGGAAGTATTATTTACCAGTTGCTAATATTATTAATTATCCGTTTAGGTTTTGATACGACTTATCTCAACTTATTCTCTTCTATCGTATTAGCCTTTTGTCTATTGATACCACGATTTAAAGAAAAGTTACAACTAAAAACAGGATTTGAAAGGGAGGCGGAAAAATGA
- a CDS encoding ABC transporter ATP-binding protein, producing MSVLEMRNAAKLVNNGPKEKKALLDHIDLSIQKNDFITVLGGNGAGKSTLFNTISGTMPLSSGKIFLEDKDVTQLSEENRASFLSRVFQDPKMGTAPRMTVAENLLLAKGRGKKRRLRLRQLKQNLDHFYQITKEVGNGLENHLNTPAGDLSGGQRQALSLLMATIQTPQLLLLDEHTAALDPKTSKLLMQLTDQRIKEQQLTCLMITHRMEDALQYGNRMIVMQKGEIVQDLNEEEKAKLSMTDLLQFFEEIN from the coding sequence ATGAGTGTTTTAGAAATGCGTAATGCTGCAAAATTAGTAAATAATGGTCCTAAAGAGAAAAAAGCTTTGTTAGATCATATTGATCTTTCTATTCAAAAAAATGATTTTATTACAGTACTAGGAGGCAATGGCGCAGGCAAAAGCACCTTATTTAATACGATTTCTGGCACAATGCCCTTATCTTCTGGCAAGATTTTTCTGGAAGATAAGGATGTTACCCAATTAAGTGAAGAAAATAGAGCTTCCTTTCTCTCCCGTGTTTTTCAAGATCCTAAAATGGGGACAGCACCACGCATGACTGTGGCAGAAAATCTATTATTAGCCAAAGGACGAGGAAAAAAACGGCGTTTACGCTTACGCCAATTAAAACAAAATTTAGATCATTTTTATCAAATAACAAAAGAAGTAGGCAATGGATTAGAAAATCATTTAAATACGCCTGCCGGTGATTTGTCAGGCGGTCAAAGGCAAGCCTTAAGCTTATTAATGGCAACTATTCAGACACCACAATTACTTCTTTTGGATGAGCATACGGCAGCACTTGACCCTAAGACATCAAAGCTTTTGATGCAACTTACAGATCAGCGAATTAAAGAACAACAATTGACTTGCTTAATGATTACACATCGAATGGAAGATGCGCTACAATACGGAAATCGTATGATTGTCATGCAAAAAGGTGAGATTGTTCAAGACTTGAACGAAGAGGAAAAAGCAAAACTATCGATGACAGACTTATTGCAGTTTTTTGAAGAAATCAATTGA
- the aroE gene encoding shikimate dehydrogenase has translation METQINGTTQLVGFFAYPAKHSLSPKMQSLAMQLTDTDAIYLAFEIKKEQLNAAIQSIFTFDMLGANISMPHKTEVLDYLDDYTQSCALIGAANTIVKRDQQLFGYNTDGIGFTRSLQAAGVSYKGKTMTILGAGGAATAMVCQAALEGVTEIHIFSRLGPRFNKMREKMKEIQQQTNCKVTLTEIYDEKSLKEAINDSEILINATSVGMKKDECPISDFSVLRKGLVVYDAIYQPKETYLLKEAKKRQATTINGIGMLLYQGAASFELWTHKKMPVQKIQPLLEEN, from the coding sequence ATGGAAACACAAATTAACGGAACTACTCAATTAGTAGGTTTCTTCGCTTATCCAGCCAAACATAGTTTGTCACCTAAAATGCAAAGCTTAGCTATGCAATTAACCGATACCGATGCCATTTACCTTGCTTTTGAAATAAAAAAAGAGCAATTAAATGCAGCAATTCAATCGATTTTTACTTTTGACATGTTAGGCGCTAACATATCAATGCCTCATAAAACAGAAGTTTTAGACTATTTAGATGATTATACGCAAAGTTGTGCTTTAATCGGTGCAGCTAACACAATTGTAAAACGTGATCAGCAATTATTTGGTTACAACACAGATGGTATAGGTTTTACGCGGAGCCTACAAGCCGCAGGCGTTAGCTATAAAGGAAAAACAATGACGATTTTAGGCGCAGGCGGGGCAGCTACAGCTATGGTCTGCCAGGCAGCTTTAGAAGGTGTAACTGAGATTCATATTTTTAGTCGCTTAGGACCCCGCTTTAACAAAATGAGAGAAAAAATGAAAGAAATCCAACAACAAACTAATTGCAAAGTCACTTTAACAGAGATTTACGACGAAAAATCGTTAAAAGAAGCTATTAATGATTCGGAAATTTTAATCAATGCTACCAGTGTTGGGATGAAAAAAGACGAATGTCCGATCAGTGACTTTTCTGTCTTACGAAAAGGGTTAGTCGTTTACGATGCAATCTATCAGCCTAAAGAAACTTATTTACTTAAAGAAGCTAAAAAACGTCAAGCAACGACAATAAACGGAATAGGCATGCTTTTATATCAAGGAGCCGCTTCTTTTGAATTATGGACACATAAAAAAATGCCAGTACAAAAGATTCAACCACTTTTGGAGGAAAACTAG
- the aroF gene encoding 3-deoxy-7-phosphoheptulonate synthase produces MIIIMKSGATKEQVTTVIDRIKDIGLDVQINRGKEQVVLGLLGDTRNVQDIAFRSYEGVDTTIRITNTYKLTSREFHPQDTVVDVDGVKIGDGSFTTMAGPCSVEGLEQIRETAQIAKEGGAKILRGGAFKPRTSPYAFQGLEEEGLKYLRQAADEFGLKVITEVMDENHIDLVARYSDILQIGARNMQNFKLLSAVGQTGKPIGLKRGISGTIDEWLNAAEYVAVSGKSPVIFIERGIRTFESATRNTFDLSAVPLIKKMSHFPIIVDPSHGTGVWDLVPPMARAGVAAGADGMIVEIHPDPENAWSDGQQSLNEKTYHQMMHEIQVLNTAMQEITSLEELTVRG; encoded by the coding sequence ATGATTATTATTATGAAATCAGGAGCAACAAAAGAACAAGTGACAACGGTTATTGACCGTATCAAAGATATAGGTTTAGATGTGCAAATCAACCGTGGAAAAGAACAAGTTGTATTAGGCCTACTTGGCGATACGAGAAATGTTCAAGATATTGCTTTTCGTAGCTATGAAGGGGTAGATACGACGATTCGTATCACCAATACTTATAAGTTAACTTCTCGCGAATTTCATCCACAAGATACTGTGGTGGATGTCGATGGAGTTAAAATTGGTGACGGGAGCTTTACTACAATGGCAGGTCCATGTTCGGTTGAAGGGCTTGAACAAATAAGAGAAACTGCGCAAATAGCTAAAGAGGGAGGCGCGAAAATTTTAAGAGGAGGTGCTTTTAAACCACGAACTTCACCTTATGCTTTTCAAGGCTTAGAAGAAGAAGGATTAAAATATTTAAGACAAGCAGCTGATGAATTTGGTTTAAAAGTAATTACGGAAGTGATGGATGAAAACCACATTGATCTAGTGGCGCGCTACAGTGATATCTTACAAATTGGTGCGCGGAACATGCAGAACTTTAAATTATTATCAGCGGTAGGCCAAACAGGCAAACCAATTGGTTTAAAGCGTGGAATTTCCGGGACTATTGATGAATGGCTCAATGCTGCGGAATATGTAGCTGTTTCGGGTAAAAGTCCTGTCATTTTTATCGAACGTGGTATACGTACTTTTGAAAGTGCGACCCGTAATACCTTCGATCTAAGTGCAGTACCCTTGATTAAGAAAATGAGCCATTTTCCAATTATTGTCGATCCGAGCCATGGCACAGGCGTTTGGGATTTAGTTCCTCCTATGGCACGTGCAGGCGTAGCTGCTGGAGCGGATGGCATGATTGTTGAAATTCATCCTGATCCAGAAAATGCTTGGTCAGACGGCCAGCAATCCTTAAACGAAAAGACTTACCATCAAATGATGCACGAAATTCAGGTATTAAATACTGCGATGCAAGAAATAACATCATTGGAAGAACTTACTGTCAGGGGGTAG
- the aroB gene encoding 3-dehydroquinate synthase: protein MLLSLNLKKHSYQIKVQRNSLAQSGAWIKTIWQKQKVALITDSTVNQIYTQQVRESIEHNGFQTTVMAIPSGEASKSLEMAEFLYSKLAQNHFTKSDGVVALGGGVIGDLAGFVAATYMRGIHFLQIPTSLLAQVDSSIGGKTAVNTTAAKNLVGAFYQPDGVLIDPDVLDTLPQSRLKEGVAEIVKAAAIADVQLWQLLESLKDINELKQRAEEVIIPALKVKQQVVEEDEFDQNQRLILNFGHTIGHAIEKTAGYGVISHGESVAIGMVKMTQHAEKIGRTAKSTTQKLQQMLNKFDLPLTFADFNPIQIKEAIIHDKKVRDDQLKIILLEKIGQAKIVPVSLDTIEEYL from the coding sequence ATGTTACTTTCGCTAAATTTAAAGAAACATTCATATCAAATAAAAGTGCAGCGTAACAGTTTAGCACAAAGTGGCGCTTGGATAAAAACTATTTGGCAAAAACAAAAAGTAGCCCTTATTACAGATAGTACAGTCAATCAGATTTATACTCAGCAAGTCAGAGAATCAATAGAACATAACGGTTTTCAAACGACTGTTATGGCAATACCAAGTGGCGAGGCGAGCAAGTCTTTAGAAATGGCAGAATTTCTTTATAGTAAACTAGCGCAAAATCACTTTACTAAAAGTGATGGCGTTGTTGCTTTAGGCGGAGGTGTCATTGGTGATTTAGCGGGGTTTGTGGCTGCTACTTATATGCGCGGGATTCATTTCTTGCAAATCCCTACAAGTTTATTAGCTCAGGTTGACTCCAGTATTGGCGGTAAAACAGCCGTCAATACTACAGCGGCTAAAAATTTAGTTGGAGCATTTTATCAACCAGACGGTGTTCTTATTGATCCTGATGTCTTAGATACTTTACCTCAAAGTCGTTTAAAAGAAGGCGTAGCTGAAATTGTAAAAGCAGCAGCTATTGCGGATGTTCAATTGTGGCAGTTACTCGAGAGTTTAAAAGATATCAATGAATTAAAGCAGCGTGCTGAAGAAGTAATTATTCCAGCTTTAAAAGTGAAACAGCAAGTGGTAGAAGAAGATGAATTTGATCAAAACCAACGCTTAATTTTAAATTTTGGTCATACAATTGGCCATGCGATTGAAAAAACAGCAGGATATGGTGTCATCAGTCACGGGGAAAGCGTTGCGATTGGTATGGTAAAAATGACGCAGCATGCTGAAAAAATTGGACGAACAGCTAAAAGCACAACTCAAAAATTACAACAAATGCTAAACAAATTTGATTTGCCACTTACATTTGCTGATTTTAATCCTATACAGATTAAAGAAGCAATCATCCATGATAAAAAAGTACGTGACGATCAATTAAAAATTATTTTATTAGAAAAGATAGGACAAGCCAAAATTGTGCCTGTCTCTTTAGATACAATTGAAGAATATTTATAA
- the aroC gene encoding chorismate synthase, with protein sequence MRYITAGESHGPELTAIIEGLPAGMPLSVEDINHELARRQVGYGRGGRMLIETDQIQITSGLRHGETLGSPLTLVIENKDWKNWRKVMGIESVPEKQKKMRRVSRPRPGHADLAGGMKYHQQDLRNVLERSSARETALRTAIGAIAKKLLAELGMEVAGHVRILGGIEATIPEAISIQEIKDKAEASDVRVVDTTIEQPIRDLIDETKKNGDTIGGVVEVLVGGVPAGLGSYVQWDKKLDAKIAQAVVSINAFKGAEFGVGFQAGKLHGSEVMDEIAWDKTNGYTRRSNNLGGFEGGMTNGEPIVVRGVMKPIPTLYKPLQSVDIDTKEAYKASVERSDSTAVPAASVVCENVVATVIAQEILDKFSSDSFAELQEAVVSYKEYLKNY encoded by the coding sequence ATGCGATATATTACAGCAGGAGAATCTCATGGACCAGAGTTAACCGCAATTATTGAGGGCTTACCAGCAGGGATGCCTTTGTCAGTGGAAGATATTAATCACGAACTTGCTCGTAGGCAAGTTGGTTATGGTCGCGGCGGACGGATGTTGATTGAAACAGATCAGATACAAATTACTTCTGGTTTACGTCACGGTGAAACGCTAGGGTCTCCTTTAACATTAGTGATTGAAAATAAGGATTGGAAAAATTGGCGTAAGGTGATGGGCATAGAAAGTGTCCCTGAAAAACAAAAAAAGATGCGCCGTGTTTCTCGCCCGCGTCCTGGACATGCAGACTTAGCAGGAGGGATGAAATATCATCAACAAGATTTGCGAAATGTTTTAGAACGTTCTTCTGCTCGGGAAACAGCCCTACGTACAGCCATTGGCGCTATTGCAAAAAAATTGCTGGCAGAACTAGGCATGGAAGTTGCCGGTCATGTCCGTATATTAGGCGGAATTGAAGCCACTATTCCTGAAGCAATTTCAATTCAAGAAATTAAAGACAAAGCAGAGGCATCTGATGTGAGAGTGGTTGATACAACTATTGAACAACCTATTCGTGATTTAATTGACGAAACAAAGAAAAATGGAGATACAATCGGCGGTGTTGTTGAGGTTTTAGTAGGAGGCGTCCCAGCTGGTTTGGGGAGCTATGTCCAATGGGATAAAAAGTTAGATGCCAAAATAGCCCAAGCAGTGGTTAGTATTAACGCCTTTAAAGGGGCAGAATTTGGTGTAGGATTTCAAGCTGGAAAGCTTCATGGTTCTGAAGTGATGGATGAGATTGCTTGGGACAAAACAAATGGTTATACGCGACGCTCCAATAACTTAGGTGGCTTTGAAGGAGGAATGACTAATGGCGAACCCATCGTTGTGCGCGGTGTAATGAAGCCTATTCCAACATTGTATAAACCATTACAAAGTGTTGATATTGATACAAAAGAAGCTTATAAAGCGAGTGTAGAACGTTCGGATAGTACAGCTGTACCCGCTGCTAGTGTTGTATGTGAAAACGTTGTGGCAACGGTGATTGCACAAGAAATTTTAGACAAATTTTCCAGCGATTCATTTGCTGAACTGCAAGAAGCGGTAGTTAGTTACAAAGAGTATTTAAAAAACTATTAG
- a CDS encoding prephenate dehydrogenase, translating into MSKQTVMIIGLGLIGSSLARCIKKNHPNVWICGWDKSNETNKTAVENKVVDYLPESFEKAAQASDVIVLAVPVNTAQYYLKELSTIALKKETIITDTSSTKQEIVCTAKGYNLNFIGGHPMAGSHKSGIFACDENLFENAYYIFTPTKIEQENQVKQLEELFSGTRAKFVQLDPKEHDEITGMLSHLPHIIASGLVNQAEGFNQKHPRAKQLAAGGFRDITRIASSDPQMWTDILLSNRHVLLQMLSKWQKTTSQLSFWLENKDIEQIHRFFENAKEMRDHLPTDEKGSIPAFYDLFVDVPDRPGSIAEITSLLAKVPISLTNIKILETREEIIGVLQLTFKNEKDLTTAKMYIENKTDYHCRLQ; encoded by the coding sequence ATGTCTAAACAGACAGTCATGATTATAGGGCTTGGTCTCATTGGATCATCTTTAGCTAGATGTATCAAAAAGAATCATCCCAATGTATGGATATGTGGGTGGGATAAATCTAATGAAACAAATAAAACAGCGGTAGAAAATAAGGTTGTAGATTATCTGCCAGAAAGTTTTGAGAAGGCCGCTCAAGCTAGCGATGTTATCGTTTTGGCTGTACCTGTAAATACCGCTCAATATTATTTAAAAGAGTTATCAACCATTGCTTTGAAAAAAGAAACGATTATTACAGACACAAGTAGTACGAAACAGGAAATCGTTTGTACAGCAAAAGGTTATAACTTAAATTTTATCGGTGGTCATCCAATGGCAGGTTCTCATAAGTCTGGGATTTTTGCATGCGATGAAAATTTGTTCGAAAACGCCTATTATATTTTTACACCGACAAAAATAGAGCAAGAAAACCAAGTGAAGCAACTAGAAGAATTATTTTCAGGAACGCGAGCTAAATTTGTCCAATTAGACCCTAAAGAACATGACGAAATTACAGGAATGCTAAGTCATTTACCTCACATTATAGCTTCTGGATTAGTCAATCAGGCAGAAGGTTTTAACCAAAAACACCCAAGAGCCAAACAATTAGCTGCTGGTGGATTTCGCGATATCACACGCATTGCTTCTTCTGACCCGCAGATGTGGACAGATATTTTGTTAAGCAATCGACATGTTTTATTACAAATGCTTTCTAAGTGGCAAAAGACAACGTCTCAGCTTTCTTTTTGGTTAGAAAATAAAGATATCGAGCAGATCCATCGTTTTTTTGAAAATGCAAAAGAGATGCGTGATCATCTTCCTACTGATGAGAAAGGCTCTATCCCAGCTTTTTATGATTTATTCGTAGATGTCCCAGACCGACCAGGAAGTATTGCTGAAATTACTTCTTTGTTAGCCAAAGTCCCCATCTCTTTGACAAATATTAAAATCTTAGAAACAAGAGAAGAGATCATCGGCGTATTACAGTTAACTTTTAAAAATGAGAAAGATTTAACAACAGCCAAAATGTATATCGAAAATAAGACAGATTACCATTGTCGTTTGCAATAG